TCGGGCGGGACATATGCGGACCGTCGGTGACGAGCGTCTCGAACTCGCCACCCTCCCCGAGGACGTGGACGCCGTATCTGTCGTTTAATTCGACCAGCTCCGCGACGGCGTCGGCGTCGAGCGTCCGGCCGAGCCACGACTCGTCGAGTCCGCGCGCGGCGACTTGAACGATCGTGATCTCGAAGCCCGCATCGAGCATCTCCGCGGCCAACTCGCGCGGATCGCGCTGCCACAGCGGCGCGAAGAGGTCGATTCCGAGTCGGTCGCACATCGCCCGGATTCGCGAGGTCTGAAACTCGCTCTCGACGGCACCCGCGGTCACGCCCGCGATGTCGCCGTCGAGGTCGGACTGGAGCTCCGAGAGCGCGGCTTCGAGCGGCTCCAGCTCGCGGTCGCCCTGCGCGCCCGCGTCGTCGACGTCGTCGGCTCCGAGGTCGCCGGGTTCGACTTCGAGGAGCTCGATTCCGAGGCTCTCGGCGGCGAGCCCGGCGAGCCGTGTCTCGGGGACGTGATACATATACGAGTCGTCGCCGGGATGCACCGTCAGGAGGTGTGAAACGTCCAGCCCCTCAGCCAGCGCGCGATACAGCGCCCACGAGGAGTCTTTGCCGCCGGAGAAGAGGCTCACCCACGAACCGGACTCGGTCATTGGGGGCGCTACGTCGTCGTCGTACAAACGGCCACCGGTTCAGGCGTCGTCAGTGCTCACGTGACATCGGCAGGTTAGGCGTCATCGGAGCGAGTCGCTCCGTCCGCAGAGTGAGTTGGTCCATCATCGGATCGGGTCGCCTCGTCGACGGCGACGCTGTCGACATCGACTCGTTCCGTCTCGGTCGGTCGGTCACCGCGTCCGACCTCCGTCTCCTTCGCCGCGGCGAGGCGCTCGACCGCCTCGACGAGTCGGAACACCGCGAGCACGAGCAGCCACGCGATGTAGACCCCGGCGACGATTCCGACGAAGAGGAACCACAGCAGGAGCTGTCCGGCGATGACGAAACTGTACGCCATCGTTACGAGCAAGAGGACCGCGACGGCGACTTTCGTTCGACGTGACAGCGTTGGAGGGTATTCGGGGGGCACGTTCGGACCTCTCCAGCGGCAGTTGTAACTCTGTCGACGAACGCATCCGCCGTCTATCGGTCCGAGGGCTCACACCGGAGCGACGTTCGGGGCTCTCCTCAGTCGTCCTGACCGACGTCCGACTCGTCTCGGGCGATGTCGGATTCGTCGTCGATCGCGTGGTCCATCTCGGGGACCTCGCTTTCGAGCC
This DNA window, taken from Halobellus sp. LT62, encodes the following:
- a CDS encoding diphthine--ammonia ligase, encoding MTESGSWVSLFSGGKDSSWALYRALAEGLDVSHLLTVHPGDDSYMYHVPETRLAGLAAESLGIELLEVEPGDLGADDVDDAGAQGDRELEPLEAALSELQSDLDGDIAGVTAGAVESEFQTSRIRAMCDRLGIDLFAPLWQRDPRELAAEMLDAGFEITIVQVAARGLDESWLGRTLDADAVAELVELNDRYGVHVLGEGGEFETLVTDGPHMSRPIELEYETVWEGTRGHIRVTDAWLGDAA